Proteins from one Mycobacterium sp. HUMS_12744610 genomic window:
- the kstR2 gene encoding TetR family transcriptional regulator KstR2 yields the protein MERETSQPNSRRGELLELAAAMFAERGLRATTVRDIADGAGILSGSLYHHFSSKEEMVDELLRGFLDWLFARYREIMHTEANALARLKGLFLASFEAIEHRHSQVVIYQDEAKRLSSQPRFSYIEDMNRQQRKMWVEVLNQGIDEGYFQPDLDVDLVYRFIRDTTWVSVRWYQPGGPLTAQQVGRQYLAIVLGGITKEGV from the coding sequence GTGGAGCGGGAGACCAGTCAGCCGAACAGCCGCCGCGGGGAGCTGCTCGAGCTCGCCGCGGCCATGTTCGCCGAGCGTGGCCTGCGCGCGACCACGGTGCGCGACATCGCCGACGGTGCCGGCATCCTCTCCGGCAGCCTGTACCACCATTTCTCCTCCAAGGAGGAGATGGTCGACGAGTTGCTGCGCGGCTTCCTGGACTGGCTGTTCGCCCGCTACCGCGAGATCATGCACACCGAGGCCAATGCCCTGGCGCGGCTCAAGGGCCTGTTCCTGGCGTCGTTCGAGGCGATCGAGCACCGGCATTCCCAGGTCGTCATCTACCAGGACGAGGCCAAGCGGTTGTCGTCGCAGCCGCGGTTCTCCTATATCGAGGACATGAACCGCCAGCAACGCAAGATGTGGGTCGAGGTGCTCAACCAGGGCATCGACGAGGGCTACTTCCAGCCCGACCTGGACGTGGACCTGGTCTACCGTTTCATCCGTGACACCACCTGGGTGTCGGTGCGCTGGTACCAACCCGGCGGGCCGCTCACCGCGCAACAGGTGGGCCGGCAATACCTCGCCATCGTTCTCGGCGGAATCACCAAAGAAGGAGTCTGA
- the ipdE1 gene encoding acyl-CoA dehydrogenase IpdE1, which produces MQDVEEFRAEVRQWLADNLVGEFAALKGLGGPGREHEAFEERRAWNQHLAAAGLTCLGWPVEHGGRGLSTAHRVAFYEEYARADAPDKVNHFGEELVGPTLIAYGTPEQQRRFLPRILDVSELWCQGYSEPGAGSDLANVATTAELDGDQWVINGQKVWTSLAHLSQWCFVVARSEKGSKRHAGLSYLLVPLDQPGVQVRPIVQITGTAEFNEVFFDDARTDASMVVGEPGDGWRVAMGTLTFERGVSTLGQQIVYARELSNLAELAQRNGAAADPFIRERLTRAWTGLRAMRSYALATMDVEQPGQDNVSKLLWANWHRALGELAMDVVGRSSMTLPDGEFDEWQRLFLFTRADTIYGGSNEIQRNIIAERVLGLPREVKG; this is translated from the coding sequence GTGCAGGACGTCGAAGAGTTTCGGGCGGAGGTCCGGCAGTGGCTCGCCGACAACCTCGTGGGCGAGTTCGCGGCGCTCAAAGGGCTCGGCGGGCCCGGGCGCGAGCACGAGGCCTTCGAGGAGCGCCGGGCCTGGAACCAGCATCTCGCCGCGGCGGGGCTGACGTGTCTGGGCTGGCCGGTCGAGCACGGCGGGCGCGGACTGTCGACCGCGCACCGGGTCGCCTTCTACGAGGAGTACGCCCGCGCCGACGCCCCGGACAAGGTGAACCACTTCGGCGAGGAACTGGTGGGCCCGACGCTGATCGCCTACGGCACCCCCGAGCAGCAACGGCGTTTCCTGCCGCGCATCCTCGACGTCAGCGAGCTGTGGTGCCAGGGATATTCCGAACCGGGCGCGGGCAGCGACCTGGCCAACGTGGCGACCACCGCCGAACTCGACGGCGACCAGTGGGTGATCAACGGCCAGAAGGTGTGGACGTCGCTGGCGCACCTGTCGCAGTGGTGCTTCGTGGTCGCGCGGTCCGAGAAGGGCTCCAAGCGCCACGCCGGCCTGTCCTACCTGCTGGTGCCGCTGGACCAGCCGGGCGTGCAGGTCCGGCCGATCGTCCAGATCACCGGCACCGCGGAGTTCAACGAGGTGTTCTTCGATGACGCCCGCACCGACGCCTCGATGGTGGTCGGCGAACCGGGTGACGGCTGGCGGGTCGCGATGGGAACGCTGACGTTCGAGCGCGGCGTGTCCACCCTGGGGCAGCAGATCGTCTATGCGCGAGAGCTTTCCAATCTTGCCGAGCTCGCGCAGCGCAACGGGGCCGCCGCCGACCCGTTCATCCGCGAACGGCTGACCCGGGCGTGGACCGGGCTGCGGGCCATGCGTTCCTATGCTCTGGCCACCATGGATGTCGAGCAGCCCGGCCAGGACAACGTATCGAAGTTGTTGTGGGCCAACTGGCATCGCGCCCTGGGCGAGCTGGCGATGGACGTGGTCGGCAGGTCGTCCATGACCCTGCCGGACGGCGAGTTCGACGAGTGGCAGCGGCTGTTCCTGTTCACCCGCGCCGACACCATCTACGGCGGATCCAACGAGATCCAGCGCAACATCATCGCCGAGCGGGTGCTCGGCCTGCCCCGGGAGGTTAAGGGATGA
- the ipdF gene encoding (5R,7aS)-5-hydroxy-7a-methyl-1-oxo-2,3,5,6,7,7a-hexahydro-1H-indene-carboxyl-CoA reductase, with amino-acid sequence MTLSEAPEEIAGHGLLTGKVVVVTAAAGTGIGSATARRALAEGADVVISDHHERRLGKTADELAALGLGRVEKVLCDVTSTAQVDALFASVTARMGRMDVLVNNAGLGGQTPVVDMTDEEWDRVLDVTCTSVFRATRAALRYFREAGHGGVIVNNASVLGWRAQHSQAHYAAAKAGVMALTRCSAIEAVEYGVRINAVSPSIARHKFLDKTTSADLLDRLSAGEAFGRAAEPWEVAATIAFLASDYSSYLTGEVISVSSQHP; translated from the coding sequence ATGACCCTGTCCGAAGCGCCGGAAGAGATTGCCGGACACGGGCTTCTGACTGGCAAGGTGGTCGTCGTCACGGCGGCCGCGGGCACCGGCATCGGGTCGGCGACGGCGCGACGGGCCCTGGCCGAGGGTGCCGACGTCGTGATCTCCGATCACCACGAACGCCGGCTGGGGAAGACCGCCGACGAACTGGCGGCGCTGGGGTTGGGCCGCGTGGAGAAGGTGCTGTGCGACGTGACGTCCACCGCCCAGGTCGACGCGCTGTTCGCGTCGGTGACCGCCCGGATGGGGCGCATGGACGTGCTGGTCAACAACGCCGGGCTGGGCGGGCAGACCCCGGTGGTCGACATGACCGACGAGGAATGGGACCGCGTCCTGGACGTGACGTGTACGTCGGTGTTCCGCGCCACCCGCGCGGCGCTGCGGTACTTCCGCGAGGCCGGGCACGGCGGCGTGATCGTCAACAACGCCAGCGTCTTGGGCTGGCGGGCCCAGCACTCGCAGGCGCACTACGCCGCGGCCAAGGCCGGGGTGATGGCGTTGACCCGTTGCAGCGCAATCGAAGCCGTCGAATACGGGGTGCGGATCAACGCCGTGTCGCCCAGCATCGCTCGGCACAAGTTCCTGGACAAGACGACCTCAGCCGACCTGCTCGACCGGTTGTCGGCCGGCGAGGCGTTCGGACGCGCCGCCGAACCGTGGGAGGTCGCGGCCACCATCGCCTTTTTGGCCAGCGACTACTCGAGCTATCTGACCGGCGAGGTCATCTCAGTGTCCAGCCAGCATCCATGA
- the fadA6 gene encoding steroid 3-ketoacyl-CoA thiolase FadA6 yields the protein MAEAYVIDAVRTAVGKRNGSLAGVHPVDLGALGWRGLLDRVDVDPAAVDDVIAGCVDAIGGQAGNIARLSWLAAGYPEEVPGVTVDRQCGSSQQAISFGAQAIMSGTADLIVAGGVQNMSQIPISSAMSVGEQFGFTSPTNESKQWLHRYGDQEISQFRGSEMIAEKWNLSREEMERYALASHERAFAAIRGGHFDNEIITVETESGPFRVDEGPRESSLEKLAGLKTLVEGGRLTAAMASQICDGASAVLLASEQAVKDHKLTPRARIHHISARAADPVFMLTGPIPATRHALDRTGLSIDDIDTVEINEAFAPVVMAWLKEMKADPEKVNPNGGAIALGHPLGATGAKLFTTMLNELERIGGRYGLQTMCEGGGTANVTIIERL from the coding sequence ATGGCAGAGGCGTACGTCATCGACGCTGTACGTACCGCGGTAGGCAAGCGCAACGGATCGCTGGCCGGCGTGCACCCCGTCGACCTGGGGGCGCTGGGTTGGCGCGGTCTGCTCGACCGCGTCGACGTCGACCCCGCCGCCGTCGACGACGTGATCGCCGGCTGTGTCGACGCGATCGGCGGCCAGGCGGGCAACATCGCCCGGCTGTCGTGGCTGGCGGCCGGCTACCCCGAAGAGGTTCCCGGTGTCACCGTGGACCGGCAGTGCGGCTCCAGCCAGCAGGCGATTTCGTTTGGCGCACAGGCGATCATGTCCGGGACAGCCGACCTCATCGTGGCCGGTGGCGTGCAGAACATGAGCCAGATCCCGATCTCGTCGGCGATGAGCGTGGGCGAGCAGTTCGGGTTCACCTCGCCGACCAACGAGTCCAAGCAGTGGCTGCACCGTTACGGCGATCAGGAGATCTCGCAGTTCCGAGGCTCGGAGATGATCGCCGAGAAGTGGAACCTGTCGCGCGAGGAGATGGAACGGTACGCGCTGGCCAGTCACGAGCGTGCGTTCGCGGCGATCCGCGGCGGTCACTTCGACAACGAAATCATCACGGTGGAAACCGAATCCGGGCCGTTCCGGGTCGACGAAGGCCCGCGCGAGTCGTCCCTGGAGAAGCTGGCCGGCCTGAAGACCCTGGTCGAGGGCGGCCGGCTGACCGCGGCGATGGCCAGTCAGATCTGCGATGGTGCCAGCGCGGTACTGCTGGCGTCCGAGCAGGCCGTCAAGGACCACAAGCTGACCCCGCGGGCCCGCATCCACCACATCAGCGCGCGCGCCGCCGACCCGGTGTTCATGCTCACCGGGCCGATCCCGGCGACCCGCCACGCCCTGGACAGGACCGGCCTGAGCATCGACGACATCGACACCGTCGAGATCAACGAGGCGTTCGCGCCGGTGGTCATGGCCTGGCTCAAGGAGATGAAAGCCGACCCGGAGAAGGTCAACCCCAACGGCGGCGCGATCGCGCTTGGCCATCCGTTGGGGGCGACCGGCGCCAAGCTGTTCACCACCATGCTCAACGAACTCGAGCGCATCGGCGGCCGCTACGGGCTGCAGACGATGTGCGAGGGCGGCGGCACGGCCAACGTCACGATCATCGAGCGGCTCTAG
- a CDS encoding VOC family protein — protein sequence MTSMTTGLTTISLVCVPTPEQDKAVEFYESLGFEKRTDQPFGGGYRWIEVYPPEGSTGIALAPPPSDAGTVQPTNTGITLSTSDIDATHAAMAALGVDVDAQVSRMGEPVPPMFWFRDPSGHTLLVVES from the coding sequence ATGACCTCCATGACGACCGGCCTGACCACGATCAGCCTGGTGTGCGTACCGACACCCGAACAGGACAAAGCGGTCGAGTTCTACGAGTCGCTCGGGTTCGAGAAGCGAACCGATCAGCCATTCGGTGGCGGCTACCGGTGGATCGAGGTCTATCCGCCCGAGGGCTCGACCGGCATCGCGCTGGCTCCGCCGCCGTCGGACGCCGGAACGGTGCAACCGACCAACACCGGTATCACGTTGTCCACGAGCGACATCGACGCCACCCACGCGGCGATGGCCGCACTCGGCGTCGACGTCGACGCGCAGGTGTCGCGAATGGGCGAGCCGGTCCCGCCGATGTTCTGGTTCCGCGACCCTAGCGGGCACACGCTGCTGGTCGTCGAATCCTGA
- a CDS encoding TetR/AcrR family transcriptional regulator: MATLKTGYHHGDLRTALVDAGLYLTRTGGPEALTIREATRRVGVSPNAAYRHFADREALLGAVAIAIQHRMAARMQSLTRRRGSTRPQTIDRLRAVGLGYIKFALDEPGWFTVAFFGAGSPTGETAGAPPYVALVEALDAMSEVGTLSPERREGAEWPCWSAVHGFAELALRGPLRHAGRRRVEALAERTVDDIIAGVTASANRDAG; this comes from the coding sequence GTGGCCACCTTGAAGACCGGCTATCACCATGGGGATCTGCGCACCGCGTTGGTCGACGCCGGCCTGTACCTCACCCGGACCGGAGGACCCGAAGCGCTCACCATTCGGGAAGCGACTCGGCGAGTAGGGGTTTCGCCCAACGCCGCCTATCGCCACTTCGCCGATCGGGAGGCCCTGCTCGGCGCCGTCGCCATCGCGATCCAGCACCGGATGGCGGCGCGGATGCAGAGCTTGACGCGCCGGCGCGGCTCCACGCGGCCGCAAACGATCGATCGGCTCCGCGCGGTCGGGCTCGGCTACATCAAATTCGCACTCGACGAGCCGGGGTGGTTCACCGTGGCCTTTTTCGGAGCCGGTTCCCCGACCGGCGAGACCGCGGGCGCGCCACCGTATGTGGCGTTGGTCGAGGCGCTCGATGCGATGTCGGAGGTGGGAACGCTGTCCCCTGAACGACGCGAAGGCGCCGAATGGCCCTGCTGGTCGGCGGTGCACGGATTCGCCGAGCTTGCCCTGCGCGGACCGCTGCGTCACGCCGGTCGCCGCCGGGTCGAGGCGCTGGCGGAACGCACGGTCGACGACATCATCGCCGGCGTGACCGCGTCCGCGAACCGCGACGCCGGCTAG
- a CDS encoding acyl-CoA dehydrogenase family protein: MKFALDDQQRDFAASIDAALGAADLPGAVRAWSAGDFAPGRKVWQRLADLGVTALAVPERFDGVGAHPVDLVVALERLGRWCVPGPVAESIAVAPVLLANDERCAALASGELIATVALPPHAPRAVDADAAGLVLLASANGVSEAEAGERHESVDPSRHLHEVTATGAVWQADVARACEFGALATAAQLVGAAEALLQAAVDYAKQRAQFGRVIGSYQAIKHKLADVHIAVELARPLVYGAALSLEPRDVSAAKAAAAEAGLLAARSALQTHGAIGFTQEHDLSLWLLRVQALRSAWGDPQAHRRRVLEALSE; the protein is encoded by the coding sequence GTGAAATTCGCGCTCGACGATCAACAGCGGGACTTCGCGGCCAGCATCGACGCGGCGCTCGGCGCGGCGGACCTGCCCGGCGCGGTGCGGGCGTGGTCCGCCGGTGACTTCGCGCCCGGGCGCAAGGTGTGGCAGCGGCTGGCCGACCTCGGCGTCACCGCGCTGGCCGTGCCGGAACGGTTCGACGGCGTGGGCGCCCACCCGGTGGACCTGGTGGTCGCGCTCGAACGCCTCGGACGCTGGTGCGTTCCCGGGCCGGTGGCCGAATCCATCGCCGTCGCACCGGTTTTACTCGCAAACGACGAACGCTGTGCCGCCCTCGCATCGGGTGAGCTGATCGCCACCGTGGCGCTGCCGCCGCACGCCCCGCGGGCAGTCGATGCCGACGCGGCCGGGCTGGTGCTGCTGGCCAGCGCCAACGGCGTCAGCGAAGCCGAGGCGGGCGAGCGCCACGAGTCCGTCGATCCCAGCCGGCACCTTCACGAGGTGACGGCGACAGGCGCGGTCTGGCAGGCAGACGTCGCGCGGGCCTGCGAGTTCGGGGCGCTGGCCACCGCCGCACAGCTGGTCGGTGCCGCCGAGGCGCTGCTGCAGGCCGCCGTCGACTACGCCAAGCAGCGGGCCCAGTTCGGCAGGGTGATCGGGTCCTATCAGGCGATCAAGCACAAGCTCGCCGACGTGCACATCGCGGTCGAACTGGCCCGCCCGCTGGTGTACGGCGCGGCCTTGTCGCTGGAGCCCCGCGACGTCAGCGCGGCCAAAGCCGCCGCCGCCGAGGCGGGCCTGCTGGCGGCGCGCTCGGCGCTGCAGACCCACGGCGCCATCGGGTTCACGCAGGAGCACGACCTGTCGTTGTGGCTGCTGCGCGTGCAGGCGCTGCGATCGGCATGGGGGGACCCCCAGGCGCACCGACGGCGAGTGCTGGAGGCCCTCAGTGAGTGA
- a CDS encoding SatD family protein → MARVKRNSSPRAAVIGDVVASRRAVDRSALHRRVSTALREVADGAIDAPAFTVGDEFQGSYPTVGAAIDAALRVRLLLAPAVDVRFGISWGPITVLDPEAGIQDGPAWWAAREAIQATAQTQRQPGFTLVRTTFRADEDARADVAAVNAALICRDHLLGSLDERSLRIVKGLMTGRTKKELAAAEAISASAVSQRASRDGLDLLVVASRYLRSLP, encoded by the coding sequence ATAGCCCGAGTGAAGCGCAATTCTTCACCAAGGGCGGCCGTGATTGGTGACGTCGTGGCATCCCGGCGCGCCGTGGACCGGTCCGCCCTGCACCGACGCGTAAGTACCGCCCTGCGCGAGGTCGCCGACGGCGCGATCGACGCCCCCGCCTTCACCGTCGGCGACGAGTTCCAGGGCAGCTACCCCACGGTCGGCGCCGCCATCGACGCCGCGCTGCGCGTGCGACTGCTCCTCGCCCCCGCCGTCGACGTGCGCTTCGGCATCAGCTGGGGCCCGATCACCGTCCTGGACCCCGAGGCCGGCATCCAGGACGGGCCGGCGTGGTGGGCCGCGCGCGAGGCGATCCAGGCGACCGCACAGACGCAACGGCAGCCCGGCTTCACGCTGGTGCGCACCACCTTCCGGGCGGACGAGGACGCCCGCGCAGACGTCGCGGCCGTCAACGCGGCCCTGATCTGTCGGGACCATCTGCTTGGATCGCTCGATGAAAGATCGCTGCGAATCGTGAAGGGCTTGATGACAGGCCGAACCAAGAAGGAACTCGCCGCCGCCGAGGCCATCAGCGCCTCGGCGGTGTCGCAGCGGGCGAGCCGTGACGGCCTGGATCTCCTCGTCGTCGCGTCGCGATATCTTCGGAGCCTGCCGTGA
- the fadD3 gene encoding 3-((3aS,4S,7aS)-7a-methyl-1,5-dioxo-octahydro-1H-inden-4-yl)propanoate--CoA ligase FadD3 yields MINDSRTVPAALDRFALQLPDHPALITDERSFSAAELRAEVHHAAAALIALGVRPGDRVAIWSPNTWHWVVACLAIHHAGAAMVPLNTRYTAEEAADILARTEAPVLFAMGEFLGTDRVAGLDRAALPALRHIVRVPVEAPGGTWDEFMARGTDVDAVAARAAAVTPDDVSDILFTSGTTGRSKGVLCAHRQSLSASAAWAANGKITSDDRYLCINPFFHNFGYKAGILACLQTGATLIPHLTFDPLAALQAIERRRITVLPGPPTIYQMLLDHPARHDYDLSSLRFAVTGAATVPVVLVERMQTELDIDIVLTAYGLTEANGMGTMCRPDDDAVTVATTCGRPFAGFELRIDSDAGSDSGEVLLRGPNVMLGYLDDPAATAAAVDADGWLHTGDIGALDEAGNLRITDRLKDMYICGGFNVYPAEVEQVLARLDGVADAAVIGVPDERLGEVGRAFLVTRPGAGLDEESVIAYSRAHLANFKAPRSVRFVDALPRNAGGKVVKSQLRELA; encoded by the coding sequence ATGATCAACGATTCGCGCACCGTGCCCGCGGCGCTCGATCGTTTCGCGCTGCAACTCCCCGACCATCCGGCCCTGATCACCGACGAGCGAAGCTTCTCGGCCGCCGAGCTGCGCGCCGAGGTGCACCATGCGGCCGCCGCCCTGATCGCGCTGGGGGTCCGGCCCGGCGACCGGGTGGCTATCTGGTCCCCCAACACCTGGCACTGGGTGGTGGCCTGCCTGGCGATCCACCACGCCGGTGCCGCGATGGTGCCGCTGAACACCCGCTACACCGCCGAGGAGGCCGCCGACATCCTGGCCCGTACCGAGGCGCCGGTCCTGTTCGCGATGGGCGAGTTCCTGGGCACCGACCGGGTCGCCGGCCTGGACCGCGCCGCGCTGCCCGCGCTACGGCACATCGTGCGGGTGCCGGTCGAGGCACCGGGCGGGACCTGGGACGAATTCATGGCCCGCGGGACCGACGTCGACGCGGTGGCCGCGCGCGCCGCCGCCGTCACCCCCGACGACGTCAGCGACATCCTGTTCACCTCCGGCACCACCGGCCGCAGCAAGGGCGTGCTGTGCGCGCACCGCCAGTCGCTGTCGGCGTCGGCGGCGTGGGCGGCCAACGGCAAGATCACCAGCGACGACCGCTACCTGTGCATCAACCCGTTCTTCCACAACTTCGGCTACAAGGCCGGCATCCTGGCCTGCCTGCAGACCGGGGCCACGCTGATCCCGCACCTGACCTTCGACCCGCTGGCCGCGCTGCAGGCCATCGAACGCAGGCGCATCACCGTGCTCCCCGGCCCGCCCACCATCTACCAGATGCTGCTGGACCACCCGGCGCGCCACGACTACGACCTGAGCTCGCTGCGCTTCGCCGTGACCGGCGCGGCGACGGTGCCGGTGGTGCTGGTGGAGCGCATGCAAACCGAACTCGACATCGACATCGTGCTCACCGCCTACGGCCTGACCGAGGCCAACGGCATGGGTACCATGTGCCGCCCCGACGACGACGCGGTCACCGTCGCGACCACCTGCGGTCGCCCGTTCGCCGGCTTCGAGCTGCGCATCGACTCCGACGCGGGATCGGACTCCGGCGAGGTGCTGCTGCGTGGGCCGAACGTGATGCTGGGCTACCTCGACGACCCGGCGGCCACCGCCGCCGCCGTCGACGCCGACGGCTGGCTGCACACCGGTGACATCGGCGCCCTCGACGAAGCCGGCAACCTGCGCATCACCGACCGGCTCAAGGACATGTACATCTGCGGCGGTTTCAACGTCTACCCCGCCGAGGTCGAGCAGGTGCTCGCCCGGCTGGACGGGGTGGCCGACGCCGCGGTGATCGGGGTTCCCGACGAGCGCCTCGGCGAGGTCGGGCGCGCATTCCTGGTGACCCGGCCCGGCGCCGGGCTCGACGAGGAATCGGTGATCGCCTACAGCCGCGCACATCTGGCGAACTTCAAGGCCCCACGATCGGTGCGGTTCGTCGACGCGCTGCCGCGCAACGCGGGGGGCAAGGTGGTCAAATCACAACTGCGGGAGCTGGCCTGA
- the ipdC gene encoding (3aS,4S,5R,7aS)-5-hydroxy-7a-methyl-1-oxo-octahydro-1H-indene-4-carboxyl-CoA dehydrogenase has translation MSRLRTPLTELVGVEHPVVQTGMGWVAGARLVSATANAGGLGILASATMTLDELATAIGKVKAATDKPFGVNIRADAADASDRIELMIREGVKVASFALAPKQELIARLKEAGAVVIPSIGAAKHARKVAAWGADAMIVQGGEGGGHTGPVATTLLLPSVLDAVAGTGIPVIAAGGFFDGRGLAAALSYGAAGVAMGTRFLLTSDSTVPDAVKRRYLEAALDGTVVTTRVDGMPHRVLRTALVEKLESGSQARGLVAAVRNAAKFKQMSQMTWRSMITDGMAMRHGKELSWSQVVMAANTPMLLKAGLVEGNTEAGVLASGQVAGILDDLPSCAELIEQVVREAIEHLQSAAALVQ, from the coding sequence GTGAGCAGGCTGCGCACGCCGCTGACCGAGTTGGTCGGCGTCGAGCACCCGGTCGTCCAAACCGGCATGGGCTGGGTGGCCGGCGCCCGGCTGGTATCGGCCACGGCCAATGCCGGCGGGCTGGGCATCCTGGCCTCGGCCACCATGACGCTCGACGAGCTGGCGACGGCCATCGGCAAAGTGAAGGCCGCCACCGACAAGCCGTTCGGGGTGAACATCCGCGCCGACGCGGCCGACGCCTCCGACCGCATCGAGCTGATGATCCGCGAGGGCGTCAAGGTGGCGTCGTTCGCCCTGGCCCCCAAACAGGAGCTGATCGCCCGGCTGAAAGAAGCCGGGGCGGTGGTCATCCCGTCGATCGGCGCGGCCAAACACGCGCGCAAGGTCGCGGCGTGGGGCGCCGACGCGATGATCGTGCAGGGCGGCGAGGGCGGCGGTCACACCGGGCCGGTCGCGACGACGCTGCTGCTGCCCTCGGTGCTGGACGCGGTGGCCGGCACGGGGATCCCGGTGATCGCGGCGGGCGGCTTCTTCGACGGGCGCGGGCTGGCCGCCGCGTTGAGCTACGGCGCCGCCGGGGTGGCGATGGGCACGCGGTTCCTGCTCACCTCGGACTCGACCGTGCCCGACGCGGTCAAGCGGCGTTACCTCGAGGCCGCGCTGGACGGCACGGTGGTCACCACGCGGGTCGACGGCATGCCGCACCGCGTGCTGCGGACCGCCCTGGTCGAGAAGCTCGAGAGCGGTTCCCAAGCACGTGGTTTGGTCGCCGCGGTGCGTAACGCCGCCAAGTTCAAACAGATGTCGCAGATGACGTGGCGGTCGATGATCACCGACGGCATGGCCATGCGGCACGGCAAGGAGCTGAGCTGGTCGCAGGTGGTGATGGCCGCGAACACGCCCATGCTGCTCAAAGCCGGTCTGGTCGAGGGCAATACCGAGGCCGGGGTGCTGGCCTCCGGCCAGGTCGCCGGCATCCTGGACGACCTGCCCTCGTGCGCCGAGCTGATCGAGCAGGTCGTTCGCGAGGCGATCGAACACCTGCAGTCGGCGGCCGCTTTGGTGCAGTGA
- a CDS encoding acyl-CoA dehydrogenase family protein, with amino-acid sequence MDLDLDEQTLAFQAEVREFLSDNADSIPTKSYDNAEGFAQHRRWDRVLFDAGLSVITWPQQYGGRDAPLLHWVVFEEEYFRAGAPGRASANGTSMLAPTLFAHGTSEQLDRILPKMASGEQIWAQAWSEPESGSDLASLRSTATRTDGGWLLNGQKIWSSRAPFAEMGFGLFRSDPAAERHHGLTYFMFDLKANGVTVRPIAQLGGDTGFGEIFLDDVFVPDADVIGTPNDGWRAAMSTTSNERGMSLRSPARFVAAAERLVRLWRDRGSPPAFADRVADAWIDAQAYRLQTFGTVTRLAAGGELGAESSVTKVFWSDLDVALHQTALDLLAADGELAGPWTDGLLFALGGPIYAGTNEIQRNIISERLLGLPREKSGGRK; translated from the coding sequence ATGGATCTGGACCTGGACGAACAGACACTGGCCTTCCAGGCCGAGGTGCGGGAATTCCTGTCGGACAACGCCGATTCCATCCCGACGAAGTCCTACGACAACGCCGAAGGCTTCGCCCAGCACCGGCGTTGGGACCGGGTGCTTTTCGATGCCGGCCTGTCGGTGATCACCTGGCCGCAGCAGTACGGGGGCCGCGACGCGCCACTGCTGCACTGGGTGGTGTTCGAGGAGGAGTACTTCCGCGCCGGGGCGCCCGGCCGGGCCAGCGCCAACGGCACCTCGATGCTGGCCCCGACGCTGTTCGCGCACGGAACCTCCGAGCAGCTCGACCGCATACTGCCGAAAATGGCCAGCGGCGAACAGATCTGGGCGCAGGCCTGGTCGGAACCCGAATCCGGGAGCGATCTGGCGTCGTTGCGCTCAACCGCGACCCGCACCGACGGCGGCTGGCTGCTGAACGGGCAGAAGATCTGGAGCTCGCGGGCACCATTCGCCGAGATGGGATTCGGGCTGTTCCGGTCCGACCCCGCAGCCGAGCGGCACCACGGACTGACGTACTTCATGTTCGACCTCAAGGCCAACGGCGTCACCGTGCGCCCGATCGCCCAGCTCGGAGGCGACACCGGCTTCGGCGAGATCTTCCTCGACGACGTCTTCGTGCCCGACGCCGACGTGATCGGCACCCCGAACGACGGCTGGCGCGCGGCGATGAGCACCACCAGCAACGAACGCGGGATGTCGCTGCGCAGCCCGGCGCGCTTCGTGGCGGCGGCCGAGCGGTTGGTGCGGCTCTGGCGGGATCGCGGGTCCCCGCCCGCGTTCGCCGACCGGGTCGCCGACGCGTGGATCGACGCGCAGGCCTACCGGCTACAGACGTTCGGCACGGTGACGCGGCTGGCCGCCGGCGGCGAGCTCGGCGCGGAATCCTCGGTGACCAAGGTGTTCTGGTCCGACCTCGACGTGGCCCTACACCAGACCGCGCTCGACCTGCTGGCGGCCGACGGCGAGCTCGCCGGCCCCTGGACCGACGGGCTGCTGTTCGCGCTGGGCGGCCCGATCTACGCCGGCACCAACGAGATCCAGCGCAACATCATCTCCGAGCGGCTGCTGGGCCTGCCCCGGGAGAAGTCTGGGGGCAGGAAGTGA